ACGAATATGCTGTTCGGCGACTTGCGTGGAGCCCCCATTCGAGCGACACCCTCATCAGTGCTAGTTACGACATGACGGTGCGTTTGTGGAATGACGGGTCgatgcagcagcaacaaccgCAGGGTCCGGTGATGGCTCCATCAATAGGTACTCAGATGGGTGTAATGAATCGACATACCGAATTTGTTACAGGAGTCGATTGGTGTCTGTTTGGCATGGGTGGATGGGTGGCTACTGTTGGCTGGGATGAGAGAGTGTTGTTGTGGGATGCCAACATGCTAATGGGCCAGCGAATACAATAACATCAAGATTCGCCTTGTAATAATGGCGTTATTGGGAGTAAGCGTGTATAGTTCGATCTTTGTCTTGCCGATATAGCAACACTACTGGTTTGATTCATCGTCAAGACCTTATAATAATGTGCACGTACTGTCAACAGAGACCAGGGAAGTGATAAACAAGAATTTCAGATATCACGAGAACGAAGTAGATATTGGGATTATCATCATTTCCTAAGTAGAGTAGTCGTGGAGATTACCACATAATTGACGCCTGCAGACATTGTCTATAAACAAACCCCTTTTCCGGTATCTTACAACAGTCCAAAATACACCAGTGCCCAATATAAGTACAAATCATGCATCCGTCCATCGTGTTTTGTGTTGTTACATTTTACCCTTTTCACTAATCCACATTCctaacttagtacctagaaCGGCTGGTGTTACGGCTGCCATTGCGGGTGTCGCGGGAGGAATaaccaccaccgccaccaCCACGGCCACGGCCACCATTGTTATCACGGCCGCCGAAACCGCGAGAACCGCCACCAAAGCCGCCGGTTCGGTTGCCGCCACGGCCAAAGTCGTCTCGGCGAACATTGGCTGCCATGTTGTCAAAGGGATCGCTGCTTTGTGAAGGTCGGGCAGAACCACGTCGATCATTGCTGAAACCACCACGGTCACCACCACGGTCACCACCTCGTGAATCGGAAAAGCTGTCCCTTTCCCTGACGTTCATACCACTGGCACGTCCCAGACCCATCTTGTTAACCCACATGGAACTAACATAGGGAGGGGTATCCCAACCCCATCCGTGCTTTGTCCACTTGTTTACATCTTCGGCAGTTTCCACCTTATCGGTGGCAAGACCGAACATGGAGGTGTAGgtttgagaaagaagatcTCTAGGAATGACACTGAAGAGGGCCTTGGTGGACTCGTGGTAAGGAGTGGACTCGCCGCCCTCCACATCGGTCTCGGCACTCTCAAGGGAGCTGTTCTGTGCGATGGGAAGACCCTGAAGCATCTTGCGAGCAACACGAACAGAGGAGTGAGGGAGAATCAACCAGCCCTGACCCTCCTTGTTCTGTCGACCGGTTCGTCCAAGACGGTGAATGTAAGATTCACGGTCTCTGGGAGTATCAATCTGGATAACGTGTGTCACGTCGGGGAAATCCATTCCACGAGCGGTGACATCGGAAGAGTAGAGAACACCAGACTTGGCCTCACGGAATCTGTCTGCAGCTCTCTGGCGCTGGTTCTGGCCCATCTTGGACTGAAGGACGTAGGATGGAAGGAAAGGCTTGCCATCGTTGCGAGCGTTCTGTCGCATTTGAAAGCCCAACTCGCCACCGAGTTCGACAAGGGCTGTTGTGTTCAAGTAGACAATAGCCTTAAAGGGGCGCTCATTGGGGTCTTCGATGGACTTCTTGTGCTCACGGTCCATAAGCTCAAAGAGTGTGGGGAAGACCTGGGTCCAGCTGCTGACAGGAACGATGTGCTGAGGAACCTTGTCGTGTGTGAGAGACTCGTTCTCGGGGATAGTTTGAACAAACTCAAAGTCATCGGCTCGGACCATGGAGCGGGCCAGACGAATGACACTGTCAGGAATGGTGGCAGAAACGAGCATGGTCTGGCGGACCTTTTCTTCGGGGCGGGGAAGTTGGTTGACAATTTCGTTGAGTTCTCTCTCGAAACCAGTGTCGAGCATTCGGTCGGCTTCATCAAGAACCAGAGCAGCCAGGTTAGGAGCATCGATGCCGCTGCCAGGGTCCTGGAGCACATCATTGAGACGACCGGGAGTGGCGACAAGGAGATGACAACCCTGTCGGCGAGTCTGGTTCAGCATACTACGC
This Fusarium poae strain DAOMC 252244 chromosome 3, whole genome shotgun sequence DNA region includes the following protein-coding sequences:
- a CDS encoding hypothetical protein (BUSCO:16359at5125), producing the protein MFRSSLRRCATQARTATTAALLSQTRAALPVVRSQALTTRLPIASINKIASFRAYSSEAAAEQTQPAAADAEPEVRFADLEGVDQSLIRTIIQNMGYETMTPVQAKTIKPALKGTDIVAQAKTGTGKTMAFLLPLLQRMIAEDPSLAGKNARRQARSDDIRGIVLSPTRELAEQIATEARRLCQNTGLVVQCAVGGTDKRSMLNQTRRQGCHLLVATPGRLNDVLQDPGSGIDAPNLAALVLDEADRMLDTGFERELNEIVNQLPRPEEKVRQTMLVSATIPDSVIRLARSMVRADDFEFVQTIPENESLTHDKVPQHIVPVSSWTQVFPTLFELMDREHKKSIEDPNERPFKAIVYLNTTALVELGGELGFQMRQNARNDGKPFLPSYVLQSKMGQNQRQRAADRFREAKSGVLYSSDVTARGMDFPDVTHVIQIDTPRDRESYIHRLGRTGRQNKEGQGWLILPHSSVRVARKMLQGLPIAQNSSLESAETDVEGGESTPYHESTKALFSVIPRDLLSQTYTSMFGLATDKVETAEDVNKWTKHGWGWDTPPYVSSMWVNKMGLGRASGMNVRERDSFSDSRGGDRGGDRGGFSNDRRGSARPSQSSDPFDNMAANVRRDDFGRGGNRTGGFGGGSRGFGGRDNNGGRGRGGGGGGYSSRDTRNGSRNTSRSRY